In Psychrobacter sp. JCM 18902, a single window of DNA contains:
- the trpC gene encoding indole-3-glycerol phosphate synthase TrpC, which produces MTHTETKTDIPSVLQRIVATKVEEVNDAREVLSLEDLQAQVAADNKPRRGFAAALRAASTKEHGIGIIAEIKKASPSKGVINHNFAPALFAKQYEQAGASCLSVLTDRDYFQGDDSYLIQAANAVSLPILRKDFMIDVYQIYQSYLMGADCILLIMACLDDTQVQELHALSIELGMDVLIEVHTKAELERALQLPRSAHNIYGINNRDLNTFDVNLQTTLDLKNILIDALAADVDSTLKPLIVTESGIHNSADIRLMLKHDTQHFLIGEQFMKTDHPGQALQSLLAGVAADR; this is translated from the coding sequence ATGACTCATACAGAAACCAAGACAGATATTCCTTCCGTATTGCAACGCATTGTCGCCACTAAAGTGGAAGAAGTAAATGACGCACGCGAGGTATTATCTCTTGAAGATTTACAAGCGCAAGTCGCGGCGGATAACAAACCACGTCGTGGCTTTGCGGCGGCGCTACGAGCGGCTAGCACTAAAGAGCATGGTATTGGTATCATCGCTGAGATTAAAAAAGCCTCTCCTTCTAAGGGCGTTATCAATCACAACTTCGCGCCAGCCCTATTTGCCAAGCAATACGAGCAAGCGGGCGCCAGCTGTCTGTCTGTATTGACTGATCGCGATTATTTTCAAGGTGATGATAGCTATCTTATTCAAGCAGCTAATGCGGTAAGCCTACCGATACTGCGTAAAGATTTTATGATAGATGTGTACCAGATCTATCAATCTTATCTGATGGGAGCTGACTGTATTTTACTCATTATGGCCTGCCTTGACGACACCCAAGTACAAGAGCTGCATGCGCTAAGTATCGAATTGGGTATGGATGTATTGATAGAAGTCCATACTAAAGCCGAACTTGAACGTGCGCTACAGCTACCGCGCTCAGCACATAATATTTACGGCATTAATAATCGTGATTTGAATACTTTCGATGTCAACTTGCAAACTACGCTGGATCTAAAAAATATTTTAATCGACGCACTGGCGGCTGATGTGGATAGCACGCTTAAACCGCTTATCGTCACCGAAAGTGGCATTCATAATAGCGCTGATATTCGTTTGATGTTGAAGCACGATACTCAGCACTTTTTAATCGGTGAGCAGTTCATGAAGACTGACCATCCTGGACAAGCGTTACAATCCTTACTTGCGGGCGTCGCAGCAGACAGGTAA